TCGGGTCACGGCGTGGCGTCGCCCGAGGGCATCCTGTACCTGCCCCGGGCCCACTGCGGCGTGCCGTCGGTCGCGATCTCGGAGGACGACGGCCTCACGTGGACGGTCGTCGCGATCGACAAGGAGCGCGTGACGGGCCACCACCTGAACGGCATCCGCGACGACGAGGTGTCGATCGGCGTCGCCGACGACGGCTCCGTGCACGCGCTCTGGATCGCCAAGGACCGAAAGCCCTACCTCGCGTCGAGCTTCGACGGCGGGCGCACGTGGACGCCGGCCGTGAACGTCGCGCCGCCCGACGTGGGGACCGCCGCGTTCCCGGCGCTTGCGGCCGGCTTTGGAACGATTGCGGCCGTGTACTACGGCACGGCCGCCGACAAGGAGTACGGAGCCATGAACGACGAGGACGCATGGCACGTGTACCTCGCGCGCATCGAGGCGGAGCCGGGCGGAGTCGCGCGCGTGGAGACGATGCGCGCAAACGATCCGTCGGATCCCATGGCGCGGGGCGTCTGCGGCGGGTCCCGCTGCGCGGCCCGGGAGCGCTCCGGCCCGATCGCCGGCTTCGACGGCGCCGTGGGCGACTTCATCGACATCGCAATCGGGCCCGACGGACGGCCGTGGGCGGCCGTCGTCGACGTCTGCACGGGCCCGTGCGCAAGCGGCCAGGCGCAAAACAACGACGCGCAGGGCGTCGTGGCGACGTGGCTTGCGACGGGGTGACGCAAGACCAGCCGCGAAAGCCCGCCGCTCTTGCTCCCGCGCCCCAAACGCTTAAAAAGGGGAATCCCTGTCTTGGCGCTGCTTTCCCGCCGCCTTGGCGCGGCCTCACCTCACGATAAAAATCCGGTCACCGGATGGCGAACACCATGGCGCAAGACGCGATCGAGGAAACCCAGACCCAACTGCCCCGCGACTACGAACCGCTCGTCCCCGAGGACATGTACCTCTCCTGCGGCATCCACATCGGCACGCAGGCCAAGACGGCGGACATGAAGCCGTTCATCTACAAGGTCCGCAACGACGGGCTGTACGTCCTCGACGTCAAGAAGACCGACGAGCGCATCCGCGCGGCGGCCAAGTTCCTCGCGCGCTTCCCCGCCGACAAGATCATGCTCGTCTCGGCGCGCCAGTACGGCCAGAAGCCCATCAAGGTTCTCTCCAAGCGCGTGGGCGCAAACGCGATGGCGGGCCGCTTCATGCCCGGCACGCTCACGAACCCCAACACCTCGCAGTTCACCGAGCCGCGCGTCATGGTGCTAAACGACCCTTCGGGCGACGTGCAGGCCATGCGCGAGGCGCTCAACGTCGGCATCCCCATCATCGCGCTGTGCGACACCAACAACGAGACGCGCAACGTCGACCTCGTCATCCCGACGAACAACAAGGGTCGCCGGTCGCTCGCGCTCGTGTACTGGCTCCTGACGCGCGAAATCCTGCGCGCCCGCGGCGAGCTCGACAACCCGGACACGTTCGATCTGAAGATTGAGGATTTCGAGGCTTCGCTCTAGGATCCGCCGTCGTCCGAGGACCCGACCTTCACCAAGGCCGCCCCGGGCTCCGGCAGGCCCGCGGCCACCGACGCGTGGCCGAGCGCCATCCAGAAGGCCGGCGCAAAGGGGCCAAGACGCAGGGCCTCGGTCACCGATTCGTTGCTTTCCTGAAGCAGGTGCGAGTGCGTCTCCAGCAGGCGGCGGAAGGGCGCGCTGCCGTACGGATCGCGCGCGTCGGCCTGGTACGAGCACAGAAGCTGCAAGCGGGAGCGGTCGATCAAGCGATTCCACGCCCCCTCGAGCACGTGCGCCTCCTCCGGGTTGCCGCGGGAGGCAAGGAGGTTCACCATCTCGCCCCAGGCGCGCAGCGGCCGGCCCGGCAGGGCGCGGGCCATCCGATCGACGATCGCGCCCGCGACGCGGTCGAAGGTCTCAACGTCGACGCGGCCGTTCACCATGAACAAGGGCATGAAGTGCTCGGCGTCAAGCGCGACGAAAC
The window above is part of the Candidatus Thermoplasmatota archaeon genome. Proteins encoded here:
- a CDS encoding sialidase family protein, coding for MAAHASRGRAAAAAGLALLLAGCLAPPPAGGEEGVDLAELPPAPEVPALSALALYTGAVAFEPTIGATPDGVLYVSSLAKSLRAPDPSLRLLSRSRDGGLSWEDATPRVGGAAFPPTSGDPYVHVDRATGRVFVSDLQVLVCSTLSFSDDGQAWTHNPLGCGHPVGAQDHQTIFTSKPRLLPTLGYPNLVHYCVNRLADTACAASADGGLTFGALRPLVYQGVSPSGFCSGLSGHGVASPEGILYLPRAHCGVPSVAISEDDGLTWTVVAIDKERVTGHHLNGIRDDEVSIGVADDGSVHALWIAKDRKPYLASSFDGGRTWTPAVNVAPPDVGTAAFPALAAGFGTIAAVYYGTAADKEYGAMNDEDAWHVYLARIEAEPGGVARVETMRANDPSDPMARGVCGGSRCAARERSGPIAGFDGAVGDFIDIAIGPDGRPWAAVVDVCTGPCASGQAQNNDAQGVVATWLATG
- the rpsB gene encoding 30S ribosomal protein S2; protein product: MAQDAIEETQTQLPRDYEPLVPEDMYLSCGIHIGTQAKTADMKPFIYKVRNDGLYVLDVKKTDERIRAAAKFLARFPADKIMLVSARQYGQKPIKVLSKRVGANAMAGRFMPGTLTNPNTSQFTEPRVMVLNDPSGDVQAMREALNVGIPIIALCDTNNETRNVDLVIPTNNKGRRSLALVYWLLTREILRARGELDNPDTFDLKIEDFEASL
- a CDS encoding MEDS domain-containing protein, producing the protein MTQGLAIERPWSSMLREGANHVVQVYRSSPFLHEAVALWAEQAVEDGGGVILIGSAANLVAVRTRLEHRGLPLREAEREGRFVALDAEHFMPLFMVNGRVDVETFDRVAGAIVDRMARALPGRPLRAWGEMVNLLASRGNPEEAHVLEGAWNRLIDRSRLQLLCSYQADARDPYGSAPFRRLLETHSHLLQESNESVTEALRLGPFAPAFWMALGHASVAAGLPEPGAALVKVGSSDDGGS